The window CCGGGGCTTGGGGCCGAATACAACGCCGCCGCCGACCATGATGGGGGATTTTTTGTCGCCCCGACGGGCGCGGCCTGTACCCTTCTGCTTGTAAGGCTTGGCATTGGAACCGTGGACTTCGCCGCGATCCTTGGTGCTTGCATTACCCTGCCTCTTGTTCGCCAGTTCGTTATTGATGGCGTACCAGATCACATCCTCGTTGATGGGGAGACCGAAAACGGCATCCGCCAATTCGATGCTTCTGACTTCTTTTCCGCCAGTGGAATATACTTTACAATTCATTCCGTTACCTCTTCACCGCGGCTCTGACGACCACGAGGCCTTTATTTACCCCAGGAACCGCCCCGCGTATCATAACGAGATGCTTCTCGGTATCCACCTTGATCACCTTGAGGCTCAAAACCGTGGTCTTTTCCCTGCCCATGCGACCGGGGAGTTTGACGTTCTTAAAGGTCTTGCCAGGATACGTTGACTGACCGGTGGAACCAGGTTCGCGGTGGAACTTGGAACCATGGGAGGCGCGGCCACCGGAAAAATTCCAGCGTTTTAAAACGCCCTGGAATCCTTTACCTTTGGAAACACCGCACACATCGACATAGCGGATACCTTCGAAGACTTCCGCCCCGAGGACATCCCCAACTGCCACTTCTTTTTCAAAATCCCTGAATTCCTTCACCGTCTTTTTGGCGACGATGTTTTCCGGGAACTGTCCGGCATAAGGTTTGGACGTTTTGGGCTTGCCGTCTTTATCCAATTTTATGTCATCTATCCCGAGGAGCACGGCGTCATAGCCATCCTTTTCCCCGGTTTTCTGGGCAACAACCACGTTCGGATCGATGCGCACAACCGTTACAGGAACGAGATTGCCCACTTCGTCGAAGACCTGGGTCATACCCACTTTTCTGGCCATAAGACCTAACATTGCTTACTCCAATTCATCGGCACGCTATCCCGGGTTCGGGGACCGTCTGCTGTTAAAAATCTGCAAGCAGATTTTTAACTTGGAGTTTTTCTAACGAAAAACTCCACTAAAGGCTTAACAAGCCTTACTGTTTAATCTCTACATCTACTCCGGCGGGAAGCTCAAGCTTCATCAGGGCGTCCATCACCTCGGGTGAAGGATTTATGATGTCAATCAGCCTTTTGTGAGTCCGCATCTCGAACTGCTCCCTGGCTTTCTTGTTGACATGGGGGGAACGAAGCACCGTCACCTTGTTTATACGGGTCGGAAGGGGTATGGGGCCGGTCACTTTGGCTCCCGCCTTCTGCACGTTTTGAACGATGGACTTCGCGCTCTGATCTATCAATTCCACGTCGAAACCGCGCAGCCGCACGCGAATTCGTTCCTTAGTCATTGTCCCTCCAGTGGGGAACCTCAGCGCTTTGCGCTTCGGTGGAGATTCCCGTTTATAGACGGCAAAGCGTTTGACCCTGGCTGATACCAAAGCCAAACGCTCGCATCAATAAAAAGCGTTTACTCTATGATCTCGACAACCTGTCCGGAAGCTACGGTCTTGCCGCCTTCGCGGATAGCGAACTTAAGCCCCTTTTCCATTGCGATAGGGTGAATCAGCTCGCCGAAAATCTCGGTGTTGTCGCCGGGCATTACCATTTCCTTGCCTTCGGGAAGTTTGACTGTGCCGGTAATGTCGGTGGTCCTGAAATAGAACTGGGGACGGTAGCCGGTGAAGAAGGGGCTGTGTCGGCCGCCTTCAGTCTGGGACAGACAGTAGATCTGGCCCTTGAACTTGCTGTGGGGGGTGATAGTACCGGGCTTGGCAAGCACTTGGCCGCGCTCGACTTCTTTCTTGTCTATACCGCGAAGCAGGGCACCGATGTTATCGCCGGCCTGGCCTTCGTCGAGGAGCTTGTTGAACATTTCGATACCGGTAATAACCGTCTTTTTGGTGGGCTTGATACCGATGATTTCGAGTTCTTCGTTCAGCTTGACGATACCGCGATCCACCTTGCCGGTTACTACAGTACCGCGGCCGGAAATCGTGAATACGTCTTCGATGGGCATAAGGAAGGGTTTGTCCGAATCGCGGACAGGATCGGGGAAATAGGCGTCC is drawn from Leadbettera azotonutricia ZAS-9 and contains these coding sequences:
- the rplC gene encoding 50S ribosomal protein L3, whose amino-acid sequence is MLGLMARKVGMTQVFDEVGNLVPVTVVRIDPNVVVAQKTGEKDGYDAVLLGIDDIKLDKDGKPKTSKPYAGQFPENIVAKKTVKEFRDFEKEVAVGDVLGAEVFEGIRYVDVCGVSKGKGFQGVLKRWNFSGGRASHGSKFHREPGSTGQSTYPGKTFKNVKLPGRMGREKTTVLSLKVIKVDTEKHLVMIRGAVPGVNKGLVVVRAAVKR
- the rpsJ gene encoding 30S ribosomal protein S10; this translates as MTKERIRVRLRGFDVELIDQSAKSIVQNVQKAGAKVTGPIPLPTRINKVTVLRSPHVNKKAREQFEMRTHKRLIDIINPSPEVMDALMKLELPAGVDVEIKQ